From Corvus cornix cornix isolate S_Up_H32 chromosome 5, ASM73873v5, whole genome shotgun sequence, the proteins below share one genomic window:
- the LOC104697609 gene encoding uncharacterized protein LOC104697609, with translation MVGFQKEGFLKSSTSQGRDQLPVQVADVTGEQDGEVPGSSGQAGHHRGSSLSTPAEEQESSVPASDEDSPARTTESWQWPLSSSETHSNVGEDFEGFQTPARTPECTMDIQSPGDQSLSRTPQFESDSPEEEGNDEMNEERCGVEPVPRDRGWRGQPQLTEGEKLLMETNSRIVQLLENIKREHAQSMGLMSQSMGRMELQLGIVATSTRAIHNYLSEILAFLKQPRTQVLETRISQRATPHVELTCASTWTGEDAVASSTVCLPGAEGTSDSRDPPQATLPCRSGRLQRAITERASLPMPPRQAKGGGKKK, from the exons ATGGTGGGATTTCAAAAGGAGGGCTTCTTAAAGAGCAGCACATCTCAGGGGAGGGATCAGCTGCCAGTCCAAGTGGCAG ATGTCACTGGGGAGCAAGATGGGGAGGTTCCTGGATCCTCGGGGCAAGCCGGCCATCACCGAGGGAGCTCGCTGTCCACGCCGGCCGAAGAACAGGAATCCTCGGTGCCTGCCTCTGACGAAGACTCGCCGGCCAGGACCACAGAGAGCTGGCAGTGGCCGCTGTCCTCGTCTGAAACGCACAGCAACGTTGGGGAGGATTTTGAGGGATTTCAAACGCCGGCGCGGACTCCGGAGTGCACCATGGACATACAGTCTCCCGGGGATCAGTCACTCAGTAGGACTCCTCAGTTTGAAAGTGACTCTcctgaggaggagggaaatgaTGAGATGAATGAAGAGCGCTGCGGTGTTGAGCCTGTCCCTAGGGATCGGGGTTGGAGAGGGCAGCCCCAGCTAACAGAGGGAGAGAAGCTGTTGATGGAAACCAACAGTAGGattgtgcagctgctggaaaatatCAAGAGGGAGCATGCACAGTCCATGGGTCTCATGTCCCAGTCCATGGGCCGtatggagctgcagctgggcatTGTGGCTACCTCCACAAGAGCCATCCATAACTACCTGTCAGAGATTTTAGCTTTCCTCAAGCAGCCGAGGACGCAGGTCCTCGAAACGCGCATCTCCCAAAGAGCCACCCCCCATGTCGAGTTGACGTGTGCCTCGACATGGACTGGTGAGGACGCAGTGGCATCCTCCACTGTGTGCTTACCAGGGGCCGAAGGGACGAGCGACTCTCGCGACCCGCCGCAGGCCACCCTGCCTTGTCGCAGTGGCCGGCTGCAGAGAGCCATAACCGAGAGGGCCTCGCTGCCCATGCCTCCACGCCAGGcaaaagggggagggaagaaaaaataa